One genomic segment of Mastomys coucha isolate ucsf_1 unplaced genomic scaffold, UCSF_Mcou_1 pScaffold22, whole genome shotgun sequence includes these proteins:
- the Tmem116 gene encoding transmembrane protein 116 isoform X2, whose amino-acid sequence MTPVFSLGNVNECFHNFSQSHRCILMHSQPSTTVEPLPSTDASVCSTLYFYGVTVFLVSFFFSFLTIMVLLVHAQMLYKKFVKSMGLLESEQWAVIHTVGQRVRFFSVAFVCCWGPAVTLLIMKLAEHQETSLNMALSMLQALTAASQGLLNCGIYGWTQCKFLQIKREPRHDADTQTPLLCSQKRIYSRSPNPAESPLVFASSSSTIL is encoded by the exons ATGACACCTGTGTTCTCTTTGGGCAATGTCAATGAATGTTTCCACAACTTCAGCCAGAGCCACAG GTGTATCCTAATGCACTCACAGCCATCAACCACAGTCGAGCCCCTGCCTTCCACCGATGCGTCTGTCTGCAGCACACTCTATTTCTATGGTGTCACCGTTTTCCTGGTcagcttcttcttcagcttccttACCATTATG GTCTTACTCGTCCATGCCCAGATGTTATATAAGAAGTTTGTGAAATCGATGGGCCTTCTGGAGAGTGAGCAGTGGGCAGTGATTCACACGGTGGGCCAGCGAGTGCGCTTCTTCTCAGTGGCCTTTGTGTGCtgctggggtccag CTGTCACACTGCTGATCATGAAGTTGGCTGAGCATCAGGAGACTTCCCTGAACATGGCCCTCTCTATGCTCCAG GCTCTCACAGCAGCATCCCAGGGACTGCTCAACTGTGGCATTTATGGCTGGACACAGTGCAAGTTCCTGCAGATAAAGCGTGAGCCTCGCCATGATGCAGACACTCAGACCCCACTGCTGTGCTCACAGAAGAGAATTTATAGCAGAAGCCCAAACCCAGCGGAGTCTCCTCTTGTCTTTGCTTCCAGCTCTTCCACCATTCTTTGA
- the LOC116104634 gene encoding disintegrin and metalloproteinase domain-containing protein 1b-like, whose amino-acid sequence MERLKLGQIPEHLCIRLVAMLLLAIVFLPSTFCDIGSVYNSSYETVIPERLPGKGSEDPGGKVSYMLLIQGQKQLLHLEVKGPYSENNFPVYIYHNGILGQEMPPLSQDCHYEGYMVGVPGSFVSVNICSGLRGVLIKEETSYSIEPMLSSKNFEHVLYTMDHQPMVSCRVTPEDSPGNTSHQQRSRKPDDLLVLSDLWSHTKYVEMFVVVNHQRFQMWGNNVNKTVQVVVDIIALANSFIRGINTEVVLVGLEIWSEGDPIEHDHSGDCLLDEPWRQSRKRRATNCGNGMVEDLEQCDCGSDCDKSQCCDNDCKLKGDSQCSDELCCFQCKFKKKGDVCRPADGPCDLEEYCNGTSAKCPEDRIAQDGSVCHGTFFCFEGKCMDPSFQCSRVFGYGAKSAPDNCYTSLNTRGDRFGNCGFSSDNPRNYNKCSDQNTMCGKLICTEVAFLPQIKHNHMLIQVPQVEDWCWSLDMSDKEGALDEGHVRNKTYCGRDKVCENSICKDFTIPQQPCNPRGQCHEHGVCNDLGNCHCSFGFEPPDCKNEGAGGSVDSGPPVSMPDDNTTGQNSTQSSTEELILNLKLIVLAVILVLMILLIIICVITAYSRSEPASEAEPSELEEVPEREEEEEEEVLPEEAEKEEEEEEEELEIKEEAAEEEAVEKEGSEEANVEEEEAENTDNLEEEGEE is encoded by the exons ATGGAGAGACTAAAGCTGGGGCAAATCCCAGAACACTTGTGTATCAGGCTGGTGGCCATGTTGCTCTTGGCAATAGTTTTTCTCCCGAGCACGTTCTGTGACATAGGATCTGTATATAATTCTTCCTATGAAACAGTCATCCCTGAGAGACTGCCAGGCAAGGGGAGTGAAGATCCTGGAGGGAAGGTGTCCTACATGCTGTTGATACAAGGCCAAAAGCAGCTGCTTCACCTCGAGGTAAAGGGACCCTACTCTGAGAATAACTTCCCAGTCTACATTTACCACAATGGCATCCTGGGGCAAGAAatgcctcccctctcccaggaCTGCCACTATGAAGGCTACATGGTAGGGGTGCCAGgttcctttgtttctgtcaaCATCTGTTCAGGTCTCAGGGGGGTCTTGATTAAAGAGGAAACATCCTATAGCATTGAGCCCATGCTCTCTTCCAAAAACTTTGAACACGTCCTCTACACCATGGATCATCAGCCCATGGTCTCCTGCAGGGTCACTCCTGAAGACAGCCCGGGGAACACCAGCCATCAACAAAGAAGCAGGAAGCCTGATGACCTACTGGTTCTGTCTGACTTGTGGTCACACACCAAGTATGTGGAGATGTTTGTTGTGGTCAACCACCAGCGGTTCCAGATGTGGGGCAATAATGTCAACAAGACGGTCCAGGTGGTGGTGGACATCATTGCTCTGGCCAACAGCTTCATTAGAGGGATAAACACAGAGGTGGTGCTGGTGGGCCTGGAGATCTGGTCAGAGGGTGACCCGATAGAG CACGACCACAGCGGGGACTGCCTGCTTGATGAGCCTTGGCGCCAGAGCCGCAAGCGCAGAGCCACCAATTGTGGAAATGGTATGGTGGAGGATTTGGAGCAGTGTGACTGTGGTAGTGACTGTGATAAAAGTCAGTGTTGTGATAACGACTGTAAACTAAAGGGAGACTCACAGTGTAGTGATGAACTTTGCTGTTttcaatgtaaatttaaaaagaaaggagatgttTGCCGTCCTGCTGATGGACCATGTGACCTGGAAGAATACTGCAACGGGACCTCTGCAAAATGCCCTGAGGACAGGATAGCTCAAGATGGCTCTGTTTGCCATggaacattcttttgttttgagggTAAGTGCATGGACCCGAGCTTCCAGTGCTCACGTGTTTTTGGCTATGGTGCAAAGTCTGCCCCAGATAATTGCTACACCTCTCTGAACACAAGAGGGGACCGGTTTGGAAACTGTGGCTTCTCTTCTGACAATCCGAGAAATTATAACAAGTGTTCAGATCAAAATACAATGTGCGGGAAACTTATCTGTACAGAGGTAGCCTTCCTGCCACAAATCAAACACAACCACATGCTGATCCAGGTCCCTCAAGTCGAGGACTGGTGCTGGAGTTTAGATATGTCTGACAAGGAAGGCGCCCTTGATGAGGGACACGTGAGGAACAAGACTTACTGTGGCAGAGATAAAGTTTGTGAGAATTCCATTTGTAAGGACTTCACCATACCCCAACAACCCTGTAATCCCAGGGGACAATGCCACGAGCACGGGGTGTGCAATGATCTGGGGAACTGCCATTGTTCATTTGGATTTGAACCTCCTGACTGCAAAAATGAAGGTGCTGGAGGCAGTGTGGACAGTGGCCCCCCTGTTTCTATGCCAGATGACAATACTACAGGACAAAACTCTACCCAATCCAGTACAGAAGAGCTGATCCTTAACTTAAAACTGATCGTTCTGGCCGTCATTCTGGTACTCATGATACTCTTAATAATCATATGCGTCATAACTGCTTACAGCAGGTCAGAGCCTGCTTCCGAAGCAGAGCCTTCAGAGTTAGAGGAGGTtccagaaagggaggaggaggaggaggaagaggtcctaccagaagaggctgagaaagaagaagaagaggaggaggaggagctggagataAAGGAAGAAGCAGCCGAAGAAGAAGCAGTAGAAAAGGAAGGATCAGAAGAGGCAAacgtagaagaggaagaagccgAAAACACAGACAACttagaagaagagggagaggaataa